One Halobacterium zhouii genomic region harbors:
- a CDS encoding DUF5830 family protein, translated as MVDGDDPDSPVEDPADASEEPADPVEMGVELLSKLEFGSLSVADAIDRVETVTTHPRTTREILEAAERRGVIERDSGEVYPQGGGYVAFQSDVYTKEGEFSCRRCGASITEGHFVRLDSGELGPFGSSCVRKVTGRE; from the coding sequence ATGGTCGACGGCGACGACCCAGACTCCCCCGTCGAGGACCCCGCGGACGCGAGCGAGGAGCCAGCCGACCCCGTCGAGATGGGGGTGGAACTCCTCTCGAAACTCGAGTTCGGGTCGCTGTCCGTGGCGGACGCCATCGACCGCGTCGAGACGGTGACGACCCATCCGCGCACGACCCGGGAGATTCTGGAGGCGGCCGAGCGCCGCGGCGTCATCGAACGCGACAGCGGCGAGGTGTACCCGCAGGGCGGCGGCTACGTGGCCTTCCAGTCCGACGTGTACACGAAGGAAGGCGAGTTCTCGTGTCGGCGATGTGGCGCGTCGATAACGGAGGGCCACTTCGTCCGCCTGGACAGCGGGGAACTCGGGCCGTTCGGGTCGTCCTGCGTGCGGAAGGTGACCGGCCGGGAGTGA
- a CDS encoding TVP38/TMEM64 family protein: MKRYAFGGALAVLLVVAVVFRPDRALGVLRAAVTSPWFPVFLVGLYAVRPFLGWPISLLSALVGYRYGVVVGVPLALVGAVATSLPPFYAGARAPADGRLFGRFVDGSERYFEATGGLRGLVAARFAPTPPEAVSAAAGAGGLTLRSFALGTLVGELPWVVAMVALGSGLDAFTVDAAELDWRLVAGGVLACALLVSPVAYRAWRERRASSEQ; the protein is encoded by the coding sequence ATGAAGCGGTACGCGTTCGGCGGCGCACTCGCCGTGTTGCTCGTGGTCGCCGTGGTGTTCCGCCCGGACCGCGCGCTCGGCGTCCTGCGAGCGGCGGTCACCAGTCCGTGGTTCCCCGTCTTCCTCGTCGGCCTGTACGCAGTTCGTCCGTTCCTCGGGTGGCCAATCAGCCTGCTCTCGGCGCTCGTCGGCTACCGGTACGGCGTGGTCGTCGGCGTGCCGCTGGCGCTCGTGGGAGCCGTCGCGACCAGCCTGCCACCGTTCTACGCCGGCGCTCGCGCGCCCGCCGACGGTCGCCTGTTCGGCCGGTTCGTCGACGGGAGCGAGCGCTACTTCGAGGCCACGGGCGGCCTCCGCGGCCTCGTCGCGGCGCGGTTCGCGCCCACACCGCCGGAAGCCGTCTCCGCGGCCGCCGGCGCTGGCGGCCTCACCCTCCGGTCGTTCGCGCTCGGCACGCTCGTCGGGGAACTGCCCTGGGTGGTCGCGATGGTGGCGCTCGGCAGCGGTCTGGACGCGTTCACCGTGGACGCCGCGGAACTCGACTGGCGACTCGTCGCGGGCGGCGTGCTCGCGTGCGCACTGCTGGTCAGTCCCGTCGCGTACCGCGCGTGGCGTGAGCGACGCGCCAGCAGTGAACAGTGA
- a CDS encoding HVO_2523 family zinc finger protein — MAGKCGESGGKDAARGSEGDHGGRGCPLCGASMFKRHCKYVCPQHGVIVDCSDPFTF, encoded by the coding sequence ATGGCCGGTAAGTGCGGTGAATCAGGTGGGAAGGATGCTGCCCGGGGGAGCGAGGGCGACCACGGCGGCCGCGGATGTCCGCTGTGCGGAGCGTCGATGTTCAAACGCCACTGCAAGTACGTCTGCCCGCAACACGGCGTCATCGTCGACTGCAGTGACCCCTTCACGTTCTGA